The proteins below are encoded in one region of Sphingobium sp. CR2-8:
- the tnpA gene encoding IS66-like element accessory protein TnpA, with amino-acid sequence MSGDFETGFETERAERVGKAERLDVIPLSNGNRGWTPAAKARIIEESFKQGANVSEVARRHGMLPQQLYNWRGRFRERAEGMAFVPAVIEDPAAPPVPPPSSGPPAPSVSSLPASLRSGGEIVIETRGLSIRIPSHVDADHIERVLLAARVTT; translated from the coding sequence ATGAGTGGTGATTTCGAAACGGGTTTCGAAACTGAAAGGGCTGAGAGGGTAGGCAAGGCCGAGCGTCTTGATGTCATTCCCTTGTCGAATGGCAACCGTGGATGGACTCCGGCGGCGAAGGCGCGGATCATTGAGGAGAGCTTCAAGCAGGGAGCGAATGTGTCTGAGGTGGCGCGGCGTCATGGCATGCTCCCGCAACAGCTTTATAACTGGCGAGGGCGTTTCCGAGAGCGGGCCGAGGGGATGGCCTTTGTTCCCGCGGTGATCGAAGACCCGGCTGCACCTCCCGTACCGCCGCCATCTTCCGGGCCACCGGCGCCCTCAGTGTCATCGTTGCCCGCGAGCCTGAGGAGTGGCGGTGAGATCGTCATCGAGACCCGCGGGCTGTCGATCCGCATCCCGTCGCACGTCGATGCCGACCATATCGAGCGGGTGCTCCTGGCCGCGCGGGTGACCACGTGA
- a CDS encoding prolyl oligopeptidase family serine peptidase, which produces MDPHERERRQLEGFMERRSILSAIETKVQQLIVAGLVDPERIGITGLSDGVSTVQFAALHSTLFKAAAISSCCWEGSQTWLLGPVIQAEYEKRGWPASPTDNPPLWEGLSWSRNADRIPFPVLAQMSDDEYLSGLEALTALRRAGKPVDLYVFPDEHHVKRQPAHRAAIYRRAIDWFNFWLLDKLPHGAGQAAQEAERWQQMRGNLIQ; this is translated from the coding sequence ATGGACCCACATGAACGTGAGCGGCGCCAACTCGAGGGCTTTATGGAGCGGCGCAGCATCTTGTCAGCCATCGAGACGAAGGTTCAACAGCTTATCGTTGCCGGCCTCGTCGATCCAGAACGCATCGGCATCACGGGCCTGAGCGATGGCGTATCGACCGTGCAATTTGCTGCCCTTCACAGCACGCTTTTCAAAGCCGCTGCGATCAGCAGCTGCTGCTGGGAAGGGTCGCAAACCTGGCTTCTTGGGCCTGTTATCCAGGCAGAATATGAAAAGCGAGGCTGGCCCGCCTCACCTACCGACAATCCGCCTCTTTGGGAGGGCCTATCCTGGTCGCGGAATGCGGATCGCATTCCTTTCCCCGTCCTAGCCCAGATGTCGGACGATGAATATCTTTCAGGGCTCGAAGCCCTCACGGCCCTTCGCCGCGCCGGCAAGCCCGTGGATCTCTATGTCTTCCCCGACGAGCATCATGTGAAACGACAACCTGCTCACAGGGCTGCGATCTATCGACGGGCTATCGACTGGTTCAATTTCTGGTTGCTCGACAAGCTGCCTCATGGCGCAGGTCAAGCAGCCCAAGAGGCTGAGCGTTGGCAGCAGATGCGAGGAAACTTGATTCAATGA
- a CDS encoding IS66 family transposase, which yields MRRGFVDAGSDAPVAQDALQRIAEIYRIEKEIRGRAAEERLAVRQERTRPLVDKLHAWFAATAPRMMAGSATSDAMKYALKRWAGFTRFLDDGRIEIDNNAAERAVRPVTLQRKNALFTGHQLGAENWAAISSLVETCKMLDVNPYAVDCH from the coding sequence CTGCGACGCGGCTTCGTCGATGCAGGCAGCGATGCCCCGGTCGCGCAGGACGCTTTGCAGCGCATTGCCGAAATCTATCGCATCGAGAAGGAAATCCGGGGGCGCGCGGCCGAGGAACGCCTTGCCGTCAGGCAGGAGCGAACCCGTCCACTGGTCGACAAGCTCCATGCCTGGTTCGCCGCCACCGCACCGCGCATGATGGCTGGATCGGCAACGAGCGATGCGATGAAATATGCGCTCAAGCGCTGGGCGGGCTTTACCCGGTTCCTCGACGACGGCAGGATCGAGATCGACAACAACGCCGCCGAACGGGCCGTCAGGCCGGTGACTCTCCAAAGAAAAAATGCACTCTTCACCGGCCACCAACTCGGCGCCGAAAACTGGGCAGCGATCTCCTCGCTGGTCGAAACCTGCAAGATGCTGGACGTCAATCCCTACGCTGTTGATTGCCACTGA
- a CDS encoding FecR family protein produces MGEVRTERLEDGTSVLLDTDTLLLVTMTPTQRRVEVKRGRARFTVAQDARRPFVVHGAGTDVTTKSGSFDMTVREGLRLNPVDTLLDLSFARALAEGQARRLQLRPGQLLTLKAGQGAQISVISAPRSEQQWVTGVKSFDNVPISDVIAEANSYSETKIELASPALGRREIFADIDIRDIERVAQAISAFLDVDIDRSHPGKLVLGAKK; encoded by the coding sequence ATCGGCGAGGTCCGGACCGAACGCCTTGAGGACGGCACATCCGTCCTCCTCGACACTGACACGCTGCTGCTTGTCACCATGACCCCCACGCAGCGCCGCGTCGAGGTGAAGCGCGGCCGCGCACGGTTCACCGTCGCCCAGGACGCCCGTCGCCCCTTTGTCGTCCATGGCGCCGGAACGGATGTCACAACCAAAAGCGGCAGTTTCGACATGACCGTCCGTGAGGGGCTCCGCCTCAATCCGGTCGACACGCTGCTGGACCTATCCTTTGCTCGTGCGCTTGCCGAGGGCCAAGCCAGAAGGCTTCAGCTGCGGCCGGGGCAACTCCTTACCCTCAAGGCTGGACAAGGCGCTCAGATCTCTGTCATTTCTGCCCCTCGTTCCGAGCAGCAGTGGGTGACCGGCGTGAAGAGCTTCGACAATGTCCCGATCAGTGATGTCATCGCAGAAGCCAACAGCTACAGCGAGACCAAGATCGAGCTGGCGTCACCGGCGCTTGGCCGTCGCGAGATTTTCGCCGACATCGACATTCGTGACATCGAACGGGTCGCCCAGGCGATCAGCGCCTTCCTCGACGTGGACATCGATCGATCTCACCCCGGCAAGCTGGTCCTCGGCGCCAAGAAATAA
- a CDS encoding protein NO VEIN domain-containing protein — MRVKKALPTHFEVSDENYRRDIQRDQLAWGTNWTGDHESVAGLSGILANAPSAAILAWLALDPRFDMIRPHRFQTNMQAKSGAAAYRRYHGALPDLVRDAIATQSWLEVAGGNRVAPIEAMHIPGRLGDLFHQPERPTLSEVESYGISRQVWHRGLLHAGVPDRLADVPASQIYRLLLSLKEKGAAPDVVRRLYGQILEIDDLQPGNTPEAKIFFDEGKVQVRQHGTLCWVPVRQALYLDRDNFPVAARDHLAIIDLPARRSAKDVQTRFGTAPVSRQAFTQTVSEVIQARDGVRTVLRDRLAGALPFIKAYRAAINAEVQNLRRLDRLDLQIVSEAKLAFSLGSSLFEGMLEPGSYLLDGDTLIIAIDGAEQEDLAIARATSAISDGLAELFELQTGDDFEKLLSAVNNDLRMLQLKRLLSHHSAEEIEMLLATLDEELARSDPGPSVDADIFARATAAQEPAIEDAKTQSDSAQSPTASAPVAPSTAAFTHSSAATPPPPPPPPPAPPSPPPPPALPPKATGVTATPLELNSGSGTSSTVGYVGIRIGAPPSNTGHSARDVSAPADAETWAIFYEESQGRFPVLVSRLQGEGAFGCDCLSFAAHEDRTAFQAAPHRLDLVARFIEVKSGQVKLTRNEERAARRQKKRYFIYRILLDTNRASAHLTIIENPMHYSTALVQECEVNVSKIEDRKELRLNATI; from the coding sequence ATGCGCGTCAAGAAGGCCCTGCCGACGCATTTCGAAGTCTCAGACGAAAATTACCGGCGCGACATCCAGCGAGACCAGCTGGCATGGGGCACGAACTGGACTGGCGATCATGAAAGCGTGGCGGGTCTCAGCGGCATTCTGGCAAACGCACCAAGTGCCGCGATCCTGGCCTGGCTTGCGCTCGATCCGCGTTTCGACATGATCAGACCACATCGGTTTCAGACAAATATGCAGGCCAAGTCCGGCGCTGCGGCCTATAGACGCTATCATGGCGCGCTTCCCGATCTTGTACGCGACGCCATCGCTACGCAATCCTGGCTTGAGGTTGCCGGCGGCAACCGCGTTGCCCCCATCGAGGCCATGCATATTCCTGGGCGGCTTGGTGATCTGTTCCATCAGCCCGAGCGGCCAACCCTCTCGGAGGTCGAATCATATGGCATTTCGCGGCAAGTCTGGCACCGGGGTCTGCTTCACGCAGGCGTTCCCGATCGCCTTGCCGATGTACCGGCCAGTCAAATCTATCGGCTGCTCTTAAGCCTCAAGGAAAAGGGGGCGGCGCCTGACGTAGTGCGGCGGCTTTACGGCCAAATTCTCGAGATCGACGATCTGCAGCCTGGGAATACGCCAGAAGCGAAGATATTTTTTGATGAAGGGAAGGTGCAGGTACGCCAGCATGGGACGCTGTGCTGGGTTCCGGTCCGGCAAGCGCTCTATCTTGATCGGGATAATTTCCCCGTGGCGGCGCGTGATCATCTTGCGATCATCGATTTGCCCGCACGGCGCAGCGCTAAGGACGTGCAGACGCGGTTCGGAACTGCCCCGGTGAGCCGGCAGGCTTTCACGCAAACGGTATCGGAGGTGATCCAGGCAAGGGACGGTGTACGCACAGTCTTGAGAGATCGTCTTGCTGGCGCACTCCCGTTCATCAAGGCCTATCGGGCCGCGATCAATGCTGAGGTTCAGAACCTTCGGCGGCTTGACCGATTGGACTTGCAAATCGTCTCGGAAGCCAAACTTGCATTCAGCCTTGGAAGCAGTCTCTTTGAGGGTATGCTGGAACCTGGGAGCTATCTGCTCGACGGTGACACGCTCATCATCGCCATCGATGGCGCGGAACAGGAGGATCTGGCCATTGCCCGTGCGACCAGTGCGATCAGCGACGGCCTTGCAGAGCTGTTCGAACTACAGACTGGTGATGATTTCGAAAAGCTGCTTTCAGCAGTGAACAACGACTTGCGGATGCTGCAGCTTAAACGGCTACTCAGTCATCACAGCGCTGAAGAAATCGAGATGCTTCTCGCTACCCTTGATGAAGAGCTTGCCAGGTCCGATCCGGGTCCGAGTGTGGATGCCGATATCTTCGCACGCGCTACCGCAGCACAAGAGCCGGCTATAGAAGACGCCAAAACGCAATCAGACAGCGCCCAGAGCCCTACCGCTTCTGCACCAGTCGCGCCTTCTACGGCCGCCTTTACCCATTCCTCTGCGGCTACGCCTCCCCCACCGCCACCTCCCCCACCGGCACCTCCCTCTCCGCCACCCCCACCCGCACTACCGCCCAAGGCAACCGGCGTGACAGCGACACCGCTCGAGCTAAACTCTGGTTCAGGCACCAGCTCTACGGTGGGATATGTAGGCATAAGGATCGGTGCCCCCCCATCTAACACGGGACATTCCGCACGAGACGTCTCGGCGCCGGCGGATGCTGAGACCTGGGCAATTTTCTACGAGGAGAGCCAGGGGCGTTTTCCTGTGCTGGTCTCGCGTTTACAGGGGGAAGGCGCGTTCGGCTGTGACTGCCTGAGTTTTGCGGCGCATGAAGACCGCACCGCCTTTCAGGCGGCGCCGCATCGGCTGGATCTCGTTGCACGCTTCATCGAAGTGAAGTCAGGCCAGGTAAAACTCACACGCAATGAGGAGCGAGCCGCACGACGGCAGAAGAAGCGTTACTTCATCTACCGGATCCTGCTCGATACCAATCGGGCATCAGCGCATCTCACGATCATCGAAAATCCCATGCACTACTCGACCGCACTCGTGCAGGAATGCGAGGTGAACGTCAGCAAGATCGAAGACCGCAAGGAGCTCAGGCTCAATGCGACGATCTAG
- a CDS encoding STN domain-containing protein, giving the protein MGIMKIALLSSAALCMSAVTGQAQAQEPVRTYDLPAQDLSTALRTIARGSDYQLVADAKSLKGARAPSLAGAYTVEEAVAALLAPSGLTAEIRDRTITLRGRDAPSREEVPYPVARQSRISGSLGPAATRATGQSKDGPT; this is encoded by the coding sequence ATGGGCATCATGAAGATCGCGCTGTTGAGCAGCGCTGCACTTTGTATGAGCGCTGTTACTGGGCAAGCGCAAGCGCAGGAACCCGTCAGGACCTATGATCTTCCTGCGCAGGATCTTTCCACAGCGCTGCGCACGATCGCGCGCGGCAGTGATTACCAGCTTGTCGCCGATGCCAAAAGCCTCAAGGGCGCGCGCGCCCCCTCCCTCGCCGGCGCCTACACGGTCGAAGAAGCCGTGGCCGCCCTCCTCGCGCCGTCAGGCCTCACCGCCGAGATCAGGGATCGCACCATCACCCTGCGGGGGCGAGACGCGCCGTCGCGCGAGGAGGTACCCTATCCAGTTGCTCGCCAAAGCCGGATATCTGGTTCTCTCGGTCCAGCGGCCACCCGCGCCACTGGGCAATCAAAAGATGGACCCACATGA
- a CDS encoding AAA family ATPase, producing MYVKSLKIENLRSFRTAETSFLAPGIGPDGGGKPPRLFNVNVLLGINGSGKSTILDAIALALLSPLMGSTGYRPYALIRRGGAKPAKQAKVSIKVSLGAQDFVGARQRQDDYELSARIERRGDVEFVKPGTVDDQWLENLFLDSSPAFFVAGYGAMRRVEAQGSSEHRGTSRHPRYQRVASLFEDQFPLAPLRTWLPEWHGDTQRFDEIVRLIGKLLPPGIKFTGDMESGEYLFRANGAIVPFGALSDGYRAYLGWTSDLLSHLSTACPPNGRISDMEGVVMVDEVDLHIHPEWQRILIPKIAKALPRLQFIFTTHSPIIVGTLERANIWIVENVRGRPVISRPEEEVFGLSADQILRSDLFGLDSTRDVGFTQELDKVAQQAVSGDAGAAMTFMRMAARGESGTVGRQLKSARVDAPEWLRKLATGEG from the coding sequence ATGTATGTGAAGTCGCTGAAAATCGAAAATCTTCGGTCCTTTCGGACGGCAGAGACGAGTTTTCTCGCGCCAGGCATTGGCCCTGATGGAGGGGGCAAGCCGCCCCGGCTGTTCAATGTAAACGTTCTGCTAGGTATCAATGGGTCGGGCAAGAGCACCATACTCGATGCTATCGCCCTTGCACTCCTCTCTCCGCTCATGGGCTCGACCGGCTACAGGCCATACGCGCTCATCAGGCGCGGCGGGGCCAAGCCGGCCAAGCAGGCCAAGGTTTCAATCAAGGTGTCCCTTGGTGCTCAGGATTTTGTCGGCGCGAGGCAACGGCAGGATGACTATGAGCTCAGCGCCAGGATCGAGCGGCGGGGCGACGTCGAGTTCGTCAAGCCCGGTACTGTGGATGATCAATGGCTCGAGAATCTTTTCCTCGATTCATCGCCCGCCTTCTTTGTCGCTGGCTACGGCGCCATGCGTCGGGTCGAAGCGCAAGGGTCGTCCGAGCACCGAGGCACGTCGCGTCACCCTCGTTATCAGCGGGTGGCGTCTCTGTTCGAGGACCAGTTTCCCTTGGCGCCGCTTCGAACATGGCTGCCCGAATGGCATGGTGACACCCAGCGATTTGATGAAATTGTGCGTCTGATCGGAAAGCTCTTGCCGCCAGGCATCAAGTTTACCGGTGATATGGAGTCTGGAGAATATCTCTTCAGGGCAAATGGGGCGATTGTCCCTTTTGGTGCGCTGTCGGACGGGTACAGGGCTTATCTCGGCTGGACGAGCGATCTTTTGTCTCACCTCTCGACCGCCTGCCCACCCAATGGCCGCATTTCGGATATGGAAGGCGTTGTGATGGTCGATGAGGTCGATCTTCATATCCACCCGGAATGGCAACGGATACTCATCCCCAAGATCGCCAAAGCGCTGCCCCGCTTGCAATTCATCTTCACGACCCACAGCCCTATCATCGTCGGTACACTCGAACGGGCCAATATCTGGATCGTCGAGAATGTAAGGGGGCGGCCGGTTATCAGCCGGCCCGAGGAAGAGGTGTTCGGCCTCTCGGCAGACCAGATACTGAGGTCGGACCTGTTCGGCCTGGATTCCACGCGCGATGTTGGTTTTACACAGGAACTCGACAAGGTCGCTCAGCAGGCCGTGAGCGGCGACGCGGGAGCTGCGATGACCTTCATGCGAATGGCGGCGCGGGGCGAGAGTGGTACCGTTGGCCGGCAGCTCAAGTCAGCACGTGTCGATGCGCCTGAATGGCTCCGGAAGCTGGCGACTGGCGAAGGCTGA
- the tnpB gene encoding IS66 family insertion sequence element accessory protein TnpB (TnpB, as the term is used for proteins encoded by IS66 family insertion elements, is considered an accessory protein, since TnpC, encoded by a neighboring gene, is a DDE family transposase.), with amino-acid sequence MIIPPGPLKVLVATQPVDFRKGMVGLASLVQQELRLDPFSGMLFVFRARRADRIKLLLWDGTGLVLVTKRLQDGKFRWPRPGDGVMKLSAAQASALFEGLDWSRMHVPRVPKPLHAQ; translated from the coding sequence GTGATCATCCCGCCCGGGCCGTTGAAGGTGCTGGTTGCAACCCAGCCCGTGGACTTCAGGAAGGGCATGGTAGGCCTCGCCTCACTGGTGCAGCAGGAACTGCGGCTCGACCCATTCTCAGGCATGCTTTTTGTCTTCCGGGCACGCCGGGCAGACAGGATAAAACTCCTGCTATGGGATGGCACCGGGCTCGTACTCGTGACGAAGCGGTTGCAGGATGGGAAGTTCCGCTGGCCCCGACCGGGAGACGGCGTGATGAAGCTGTCGGCGGCCCAGGCTTCGGCGTTGTTCGAGGGGCTGGACTGGTCGCGCATGCATGTGCCGCGCGTGCCAAAACCACTTCATGCACAGTAG